A stretch of DNA from Besnoitia besnoiti strain Bb-Ger1 chromosome II, whole genome shotgun sequence:
gtccgcgacgaGTGCAGAAATCGCGAAACCGGGGAAACCACGTGGAGCCAGGAGACAAAACACACAGAGGAAAACAGAAGTatctctcgcttcttctctgcctctcttcgctgctttCACTTCAAACTGTGAGTGCATCTCCGCTCACACTCAAAACGGCGTGTTCCTTGCCTCCTGCGGTGTGTCGGCGCATGCCTAAccctcccccgcctccctGCCCTGTGCAGTCGCCGTCTCTTTCTCACACAACCGTACCCGCCAGAACCGGTTTCCTCTCTTTGACTCGAACTAGATTTAGAGGCGTCTACATTTCTCTGGGTGCATATTTAGAATCAGCTAGTGGCAGATTTAGAATCAGCCGACCGCATGCGCACACTGCGAATTTTTTTGCATGCGCATTCGAATGCAAGTTTGAGGGGAAGTGTGGGTTTACCTCGCGCTCCACAATAGCCTCAATGGGTTCCTcatcctccgcctcctgaaCTGGCTGGTCGCGCTTGAGCACGTACCCTGAGAGAAACGAGCACGTGCATGCAATCGCGGGAGTCAACCGCCGTCCGCTCTGTTGCCGAAGCGAATTGCGAGAAGACAAttcgcgagacgcgcagaagatATGCACAcacagcgagaagagactCGCAGACGCTTCAAGGAACAACCGCGTACCGAAGACAGGAAGCCCGACACGGGGACCCACGGCCCCCGACCAGAAAACGGAACTGCCAACACGCCGCCGGATACTCTCCACACATTTCCTCATTATcacagatagatatagacatacgcacatatatacattcaCAGGAATGCATAGATCATCTCGTCCGTCGGTGCACGAGTAGAGGCCAAGCGGCGTGAGTGTCTACCCTTCAGGTGCAGCTGATTCAGTTGAGCCGGTTCGAGCTCCCCACGCACCAGCAGGCAGGCAGTGGCGGTATCggcaggcgtcgcctccgttgGGGCACGTCCAGAACCAGCCGTATTGCTTCTTTTCCACGGCGTCCAGGAAGTGCTTGCAGATGATTTCGGTGGCGTTCTGCTCGTTCCCGCGGTTGTGCTTCGTCTTGATAACTTGCTCGAGCTTCTCCTGATCCCAGTCGTCCATCGTCTCCATCTCTGCGACGAAAATCGCACGCGGGGAGATGCACTGCACGCCTCCACATTCCGCATAcgacatatatatctacacaCATGCAAACACAGCCATGTAGACATGTACGTGCATATGCGAGCTAGGGAGCGGATTTCCCGTTGCGCCGCGTCTggccgcatgcgccagaTCTGTCTGCGGCACCCGCGCGAGATGCGGGTGGAAAGGCGAAACGAGCGAGTCGCTCTGTCGACGtactctgctgtctctggtCGGTGTAGAGGTTGATCTTCTGACCCTCCTTGCTCGCCTTGGGATCGTACGTGCCCACCTGTAAAAAGACAAACTACCAGCAACTTGGTCTGACATCAGAGAGTCTGCTCGCCATGCGCCGTTGCACGGAAGGCTTGCCAAGTGCCTGTTCTTTAAACGAACCCGCCCGTGACTCTTTAGTGGCCTCTGTTCGGAAAAAATGACGACAGTGCGCGGGAAAAGCGAGACTCCATATGCGAGGGAGGAGAAACGGAAGAGAAAACCGTGGCTGGGTAGAAACAGGGAAAACCGTGGTGAAATCGAGGCCATCGTGCACACACTTTGAAGACATCcgaagcgcgcggcagggACGCGAgtccgcagaagacgagggagcCGCGACATACCGTGTTGGAGCCCTCTGCGATCTTCTTGACGTTCTCCGTGCCTTTGAAGAGCGAAGCCAagagcgcctgctgctgcgcagttctcttcttcatctcctgttcctccttcttcttcgcgacCGCCGCTTGCTCGCCTCCCTTCTGGGGGCCCTTcacctgctgctgcacacCCTTAATAtacctgaaaaaaaaaatacGACAGAAGTGGAATGAGCCAAAAGGCGGCGACCAGCGCGGCATCGGCCGAGTGGATATCGAGGGAAGAACGGCTCCCCAGGACGCGACGACAGGAGGAGACTTGGCAGGTTAGAAAAAATCGAGCGCAGCACAGTAtggaagaaagcgagacCGCTTGGAGGCGTACATACGACAGCGGCACTAGCGGCTACACGCGAGAAGGGGGGAAAGAAAATGCGTGGAAAAACGCGTCGGGAAATATGGGAAAGCGGAGAGGTAGCGCCAGAACTACACCCCAGTCGAGGGATTCCACAATCCAGAAGAGAAGCTGCAACAAACACGCCACCCCCGAGCAAACTGGTTAGCCGCACACAAGGCCCCCACGAAGCAGCGAGGACGAACGGCAGCTGCCTCATCACGACAGGACGATGGAAGATGCTTCCAcaacaagaaaaaaaagattCAAACGAAGAGCAAGACGCTTAAGCAGGCGCAATAAAGAGGCGATGAAGGCGAGGACAGAAAGGCGCGGAAATTTGCAGGAtcgcgcagacagagacaacATGGGGGGAAGAAGCGCTGCAGCCACACATAACCCTGCCCCCTCTAGTCGAccgagaggaggaaacgaggAGGTCGCCTGCGATGAAAGCGatggagggagagagagagaacccaggcagcggaagaggggagcgaagacgcaggaggAGAGGGATGGAAGAAGCGCCATATGGAACGTACTTCTGCACAGCCTTGCTCttgtttttgtttttcagACCGAAAGTTTTGTCCTCGACGATCTTCTGCTTTTCCTTttcagccgcgcgctgcatgccgcgctcggccttcgcgtccttcttcttcggcggcaTCTTGACAAAAGTgaaggaagcggcggaggaagagtCGCAGATCAAATGCAAATAACGTGATACGAGAGTCGAAActcgaggagacgaagggaGACTAGTGCGAACGACGTGAccgctcctcgtcgccctgctgAGCTCTCCCGTCGTAAAGCGGCCTCACAGGGAGGGACGATGGGTGTTGTAGATTcaaaaacggaaaaaactGGGAAACCCCGGTGTGACGGAGAGCAATGAGACCAAAGCAGAAAGCGAATACGGATCCCGTAACGGGAGACAAAGAGAATGAAACACAGAAGTCTCCGCACGAGTGGGACGACACGGAAAAGGCAGCATGCAGTTTTGAGGACCCGTACCTGAAAAAGATccccgcgcgcggaaaaGGTCGAGGCGACGCGATGCAAGGGACGAGAAGCAAAGGAGAAGCGGAAAAATAAAACAATAGTGAGAAAATAAAGAACACAGATGGAGTGGCGAAAAGCTGGAGTCCAAAGATCTCTGGTgtggcgcgcagccgcccagCACATCATACGCCACGCACTCAgcccccctctctcttcctccgctgccgtcgtAAAGACCTCGCTGACAGACTCGGGCTGATTTCGAAGTTTTTCTTCTCGGACTGGCTCCCCCAAGGCTACGCACAGGGCTagcttcgtcttctgcttaCTTTCGTCAACCACGGCCATTTTAAACCGGGGCTGACGTGCCTTTTATTCTCCTTCCAACACGCTGCCAACCAAGCGACAGAGACCGCGCGCAGGCAACGGTTTACACGCGTGCATGCCGCCGAGATGCGCACACGGAAGCCTCGACCTGCTGCTCTCCCGCGCAACGGTTGCCTGTCTGTTGCCGCAGTGAACTCGGATACAAATCATTCGCTCGCCTTGCGATTGgtggagaaagaggaggaaaacgcagcgaggaagagagcCGTTCACGTGTGTGGTGCAGCCTGCGTCGTAGAGGCGTTCGGCcgaggtgtacatacactggGAATGGTGGCAGTGAGATAACGAAAAAGGTCTAGGGTTCCTGCAAGTATCTATATGTGCTATTAAAGTCTTGGAGAGTCGCTAGGAGGTATCGTGCCTAGAGAGCGAGAGATCTGAGGGGTTCACAGCGACGTTGCTGCTCTCTGAAGGAAGGACGGCCCATCTCAtgaggcccgcgccgcccttgGCGCTGGTCGCGACCAACGCCAGCGCCAagtcgtcttccttctcttggTCTCTCCCTTACCTttctgcctccgctccgtctccgtcttcttctttcctgtcatctctctctccttctgctccctctctgtcgcgaAGCATGTCCGCGACTCCTGCCTGGGTTCGCCCAGccggcgcccacgcgctgGCTTgtcccccgcgcctcctgcagcggccttctcaggcgcccgcgaggcggatGACTTGCGGAAAGCaaggcctcgcgcccctgTCCCAGTTGCGTGCCCTTCCTCCGCGGTTCCCTTGTCTCAGCGCCCtggcttcgtcgcctcctggTTCCACTGCAGCAGAAAAGCCCGCGCCTCGTTCCCCCGGTGGCCGCGCGTTCTTTGCAGCTGCCTCTCatgcctcttctccctcgttcCGGCCTCCTACattctttcctcttcttcctctgtctcctcttggAGCTGCTTtccgcgctctcgcctcgctgcagggAACACGGGCGCGGACTCTCGATCGTCGCACATTCTCTTCTGCAAAGCGCACCCCCCCTCTGAGCGAAGACccgggcgacgaagagactCAAGACTCTatcgacgcagaggaagagtccgatgcgccgccgcggaaagaGGACGCTTGGAGTCTCGGCGCAAGCTCTTCCGGTTCCGCTTCTCGCCccgcgaaaaaaacaaagggcgcgagctcgaggacgaagcagaagcagacTAAACAGACTTCAAAGAGAGTCCTCGAGGAAGGGCTGGACGCGAAGGAGATGTCTCGCCAGGCGCACGACGCTCCCACTGCAGCGAAAGCGCAGAAACCCTCCAAGGGGGCAGACGCGGATGCAGGCgagcagagcgaggagggagacagctGCGGAGAGCTCTTTATGTCGAAGCAGAaccagaagaagcagcgcgccCAGGCAGCCCACTTCCCTGCGAAAGGACATcccctcgcggcctcgggAGATGCAGACGACGTGATGAAGCAAGAGAAGGCAACGACAGAAGCACAGAATGAAGAAACAGCTACTTCTGatgcctcgctgtcgccaccctctccttcctcctcctctcagTCACCGCCTCCTTCTCAAGACTCTCCTTCGCTCTTGTCGTTCTCAGAGACCTCTCCATCTTCGTCGCTTGCTCCTGCAGACGTCGCCTCTCCTGCTTGTGTGTCCTCCTCGACAGTTTTCTTcccagaagaggagagcgaggccagTCCGTACAGCCGcttcgcgtgcatgcgccgagCCACCCACGAGGCGCGTCTCAAGGATGCGTTGGAGCGATTTAAAGCTGTTTCCAAGAAGGAAACCGCTTCCCGAGGAAGAGCTTGGCGCGTGTACGAGGGAtggccgccgcgctctcgcgtcCCTGTTGGCGATGAGCATTCCAAGGTGAGGAAGCCTCGAAGCGATATACACGGCGAGCTCACAGCAGCCGACTAACCGTGGCAAAAATGTCTGTACTTTTGCTTCTTTCCATGTTTCGCCGAAGGAACCTGCTGGCAGGGAGGTCGACCgccgctttcctctctttctctctctggttCTCTCGGTGTTGTCAGACTTGGTTGATTGCTGTCTGTCGCATTTCGTCGCTCCTCCGTCTGGTGCCCCTTTGGCAGTCTTTGTGTGTGTTGGCATCTTtatctcttcctcctctgcctgctTCTTTTCCGTACCCCTCCCGGTGTTTTCGTTGCTCGTTTTCGTCGTCGCCACGCGATTCCCCCgtctcttttcctcttcgtaTGTCTGCATGATCGCCTGTGTTCCTTTATTCTTTCTCtgctctcgcgctctctcgcttctccctTCCTCCGGGCGTGAAATACGTTTGTgccgctccccccccaccccccccccttccgccCTCAGCTCGACCGGCGTGTCTTGCTCACCGTGACGGTGGCTgcgcttctccctctccgcggcttctgtgCGGGGCCTGGCGATTCACTCTTCTTCGGTTTTTGCGCCTGCATTTCTGCTTTTTAGTTCGGGCCTCTCCAGCGGCACGCGTTTGTCTTTAACCGGCTGAAAGGGACAGGGCGGAAGCGCGAGCCGACGCTGGCGATCTGCTGCGGCAACAAACCGGTGCTCCTCCTGAGCGAGCCTGAGTTCGAGGCGCTCGTCGAGAAGCTGCCCTGGATCAAGCACGAAATGGCGGAGTTCAAGAAGCTGCTGTGACCGTGAGTCACAtgccgagagacagaggaaaaAGACCATAAACCGAGCAGACAGAGGCCGCCACGAGAGCTCTGCGCACCCGGCGCGGCTCAAGAGACTccacttctctctcttttgtGCATAGCACGCCTCGATGCTACAGTGTAGATCATGAGTGTGTCGTGGAAAGACACGCGcatataagtatatatatgcgcgcAGATGCATGGATTACGCTATATTTGTGAGAGgacgccagagacgcgcgaccgCCAGGGCGTTAGACCAGGTCGATGAGGGAGCGCCCTGAGGTGAGGAGCTGTGCTGATGCACACATTTATCCTCAAGCCTACTTGTAACGAttgacatatatatatatatatatatggaccACTGAGGTTGCTTCTAACCAGTATTATCTGTGGCGTGTAGCtgagcgcctctctctgtatcTGCAGCTTCACAGTGCCGTTGCGTTTTGCTGAGGCTGGCTAGAGGGAGTCCACGGAGAAGAGTTCGAGCTGAACCGGCGAGCGCTTGTTGCTCTCTCACTTTCAACCTCACCCAGGGTGCGCGTTCGGGTTCTCATGCAAGAGTCTGTGCGTCGTGGCTCTTTTCACAAGCAATCGAGACGGATCGATGAATCGAATTGGCAGAATGagctgcgtcggcgtctcgagGACGCATCCTGAAGTCCTTTGGGGTTTCGTCTGGTGGCGCGTCCCTTCGCCGGTCAAGATACGGCCGAGCTAGACCAGTGGAAACCGATATAAACGTCACACAGTcactccgcagcctcggcgaTATGCGCGTCATGCCCCTCAGAGGGCATGAGATGCTCGATGTTGCACAGACTGCCGGAGTCATCTCCAATATTCCATAAACTATCACGTGCTGCATCTGTTTTGATGCAGACTACGATGCACTCATGTGCTCAGGATGCGCAGAGGCACAGAGTTTTGCCGCATGGGCGCGGCACGTTTTGTTCAGCGACACCGTGCCCTACTTTGGATCTGTAGAGAGGTCAAAGTCCACTAGATCTTCTTCCGTGTATGTGCCGCAGATATATATCCATGGTGCCTTCCAGTGCTCACGCTGGTGTACATCGCTCTCCAGGAAGGAACGCATGTGGGGACCGAGAAGAGTCAACCGAAGACCCAGCAGCTGAGGACAGGCAGGAGCGATGCGACGGCCTGCCCCGATTTGCCCTCTGTGGCAGTTTACGGGTCTGAATAGCATCCCAGAGCCTCGCCCAACCCTAACGCCCGATGAGCAGCACAGCCAAACAGCCGCGTTTCGTTTCATCCCTCAAGGCTCGCCGTCCGGATTGAACAAGGCGGTGCTCGATTCCACAGGCGATCTCAATGACTGGGAACTGACAACACTGACACCGCAACTGCAGATCAATCTTCCCGTAGTCTACGATAGGCGCTCTGTCGCGCACGAGACGATTTTCAGCACACACTCGCGCCAGAGGGATCGAAAACATCACCAGGCAGAGCCGACACGTCCGCCAAATCAGGCACGcatctctgcctcttcttgcCTAGTCTCTTGCAGAATATTCTTCGCACGCTCCTGGGCTGTCACGAATCCGTGCCCGGTGCCTCGACGGCTGGAGCAGAGAGTagcggcgccgtctgtcCCGTGCAGGACGGTCTCTGAGAATGCTTCAGGGCGCCTCTGATGCCCTTCGCTGCTTTCGTGtaccttcctcttctttcgttCTCCTCTTAAAACTCGATTAGTCTGCCGGTACCGCCGCGTGTCGTGCCTGTGACATGGAGTGATGAGGCACGTGACCTCAGGCAGAATGGCCGAGTGGTCTAAGGCGCTGCGTTTAGGCCGCAGTCCGAAAGGGCGTGGGTTCGAACCCCACTTCTGTCATCTTTCTGAGAAGTCTGTTTCCACCTTATTTTTGCTATATCATTCTAAAATGAGACGAGATACGGGGAAAATCTTCGGAGATAAAGCAGTTTTCTCTCAaaacgccgctgccgcgcctagGCCTGGAGTTCCGCAGGCCGCTACGGCTTCGCGCGGTGTCTTTCCCGTGCCGTTGCTCACCGCCATCGCCGGTGCAGTGTCCGCTAGCTGCCTAGCTGCTTTTAAAAACAACCTAAGCCAGATGCGAGGACTCCATCAATTAATCTTTGGAAAGGCATGGGCCTGATCAGAACAAGCAAATCGACAGCTTGCTGCAGTGTCGATATACCTCGGATGTCTCCTCTGTAGTTCGTCGCATGCACATTGAAGACCTGAGACAAGCGTTCGCTGAACTCCAGGTCGTTCCGGTTCGTCATTCGTCTTGCATTGTCTTTTCTCAACGCTTTCGGGGCTTCCATGCCGCAAGTCGGATGCGCGGTAAACCAGCTTCAGAAATATCGGAAAAAAGTCGGTCCTGCAACCAGTTAGCCGGTGACGCTgcgccctgcatgcgcaaaATACGGAACCAATAAGGTCTCAGCAGCCAGGAAGAAGATGCTCTTCGCTTGCGATAAGGCGAAATAAAGATGCAGACATCACTGGACATCTTTTTACTCTTTGTTTGGACCATGAGCATTGGAAGTGGGCACTGCAGATCTCACTAGCATCACGCAAGCGTGCGGACACGTGAGGTGATTTTTCTCTtgtgtatgcatggataaaCCGGAGTCCTTTCTCTGTTCATCGTCTCGTTgtccctttcttcttcatGCGACTCTGTCTCTATCTCGTACCGTGCCGTAGCCTTTTTTGCCGCGGCTTGTCCATGCTGTCTGTCCGCTAGGCGATAAGTGGAAAGCCTCAGCGGATATGATGCGATTTCGATTGCCACTTGCGGCATCACGGCGGTGTGTTTCATGCATACATTACTGAGTATGCGTGTGTAGAAAGTCCTACTGTATTGCCTCTGTCTGCTCTTTGCGTCACTCCGGTGAGGTTACTTCCAGTACTTTTTCCCAGGTACTCCAGACCTCCCAAAAAAATCTCGTTCGACTTCATCGCCTCCAGGTTTCCACCGCGTTCTTATTCTTATTTCTGGTTAAGGGACTCTGGCTGTTTGCGTTACCCGCCAAGCGACTTCTTTTCTCGCTATGACATCGTCACGAGGAGACACCGGAGAAGGTGTCTCCAATGACGCTTCGAATCTGCaagacgagaaggaagaagagggaatggcttcttccgctctcgtgccggctcgctctccgcttctctttTCCGATGACGCCCCcacagccgcggaggaggcccaGGTCAAA
This window harbors:
- a CDS encoding putative zinc finger (C-x8-C-x5-C-x3-H)-2 (encoded by transcript BESB_036530); protein product: MPPKKKDAKAERGMQRAAEKEKQKIVEDKTFGLKNKNKSKAVQKYIKGVQQQVKGPQKGGEQAAVAKKKEEQEMKKRTAQQQALLASLFKGTENVKKIAEGSNTVGTYDPKASKEGQKINLYTDQRQQKMETMDDWDQEKLEQVIKTKHNRGNEQNATEIICKHFLDAVEKKQYGWFWTCPNGGDACRYRHCLPAGYVLKRDQPVQEAEDEEPIEAIVERERAALPAGGTPVTLETFTAWKQKKEEERRAEVEAQRQAEAKKGGNRGLHVLTGRDLFQYDPSLFVDDEGAAGEADYEEDEAAWEAVINQNQENLDRANREAQEDDAESDDDSEGRKREPATDGQETQEPQTIKEDLFLQEDDLPDDLDALDD
- a CDS encoding hypothetical protein (encoded by transcript BESB_036540), with amino-acid sequence MRPAPPLALVATNASAKSSSFSWSLPYLSASAPSPSSSFLSSLSPSAPSLSRSMSATPAWVRPAGAHALACPPRLLQRPSQAPARRMTCGKQGLAPLSQLRALPPRFPCLSALASSPPGSTAAEKPAPRSPGGRAFFAAASHASSPSFRPPTFFPLLPLSPLGAAFRALASLQGTRARTLDRRTFSSAKRTPPLSEDPGDEETQDSIDAEEESDAPPRKEDAWSLGASSSGSASRPAKKTKGASSRTKQKQTKQTSKRVLEEGLDAKEMSRQAHDAPTAAKAQKPSKGADADAGEQSEEGDSCGELFMSKQNQKKQRAQAAHFPAKGHPLAASGDADDVMKQEKATTEAQNEETATSDASLSPPSPSSSSQSPPPSQDSPSLLSFSETSPSSSLAPADVASPACVSSSTVFFPEEESEASPYSRFACMRRATHEARLKDALERFKAVSKKETASRGRAWRVYEGWPPRSRVPVGDEHSKFGPLQRHAFVFNRLKGTGRKREPTLAICCGNKPVLLLSEPEFEALVEKLPWIKHEMAEFKKLL